The Magnetococcales bacterium region CCAGAGGCCATCAATCACCTGATTGATGCAGCCCTGGAAACTGAAGAGCGGGCCCAGAAGCCTCGCAACTACCTGGGCGCATCCCGTCTTGGCGTTTCATGCGAACGAGCCCTGCAATTCGAATACGCCCACGCCCCCAAGGATCCGGGCCGGGATTTCAGTGGCAAACTTCTGCGCATATTCGGTGCCGGACACTTGTTCGAGGATATGGCCATCAAGTGGTTGCGCATGGCCGGGTTCGAATTGTTCACCACCCGGGGCAACCGTCCCAACGGCGGCCAGTTTGGCTTCTCCGCCGCCAATGGCCGCATCCAGGGCCATGTGGACGGCATCATCGTTAACGGTCCTGAAGAGATCACCATGGCCTATCCGGCTCTGTGGGAGTGTAAATCCCTCAATGACAAATCGTGGAAAGATACGGTCAAGCGCGGGGTGACTCTTTCCAAACCGGTCTACGCTGCTCAGATCGCCATCTATCAGGCCTACATGGAGCCGCAGGTTTCCGGCATCTCGGCCAATCCGGCGCTGTTTACCGCCATCAACAAAAACACCGCCGAGTTGCACCATGAGTTGGTTCCGTTCGACGCCCCCCTGGCGCAGAAGATGTCCGATCGGGCGGTGCGGATTCTCCAGGCCACTGAAGCCCATGAACTTCTCCCACGGATCAGCCGGGAGTCCACCCATTTCGAATGCCGGATGTGTTCACATCAGGACCGCTGCTGGAGAATCCAATGAAAAATGAGCTTCACGTTTATGAAATTGCGCCAATCGATTTTTGGAACCACTGGACGTCCATGCTGGCGTTCCTGGCCAGTCCGTACAGGGATAACGGTCCCTTCTCCGATCCATGCGAAGTGCTGAACCGATTCCAACGCGCTACCCAACTGGCTCTTCGACTCGGATGGGAAGGTGATTTTCGGAAAGGGCCGTTCATCTCCGCCATCCCCGCTGAACATGGAGAAGGGCATTCCGAATTTCTGATCGCGTGGAAGCAGGACAATAACGGGATCACATTTATAGCGTCTCCATTTCCGCTGCCTTGGCTTGCAGACGACGGCGTACGTCATGTCGTTGGATGAAATCTGGATGAACGAGCGCGCCAACATTGTCCGACATGACAAATGGCTGGATTTCAATACTGCCGCACGGCAGGCGGATGATGGTCCGTTGGAGCCGATGGTCTCCGATACGGAGACCATTGCCGCCTACATGGATCTGGTCTTCGACTATTGCGAAGGTTGGATTCCTCTGCGGGCGTTCGCGGACCAGGGCCAGGACCTGGATGCTCGGCCCCATGCCATATGGGTGGAAGCTGACGAGATGGATGCGTTGGCGTCCGTCAAGGAGAAGGCGATCACCTTTGCTAAATGGGCGGCCCGGGAAGGTATGGCCTTCTACGTCATACCTGGAACCGTAGCCGAACAGGGGCGCGCCAAGGCGAGCGACGTCACCCAGACCCAGGTGATCCTGGTAGATTTGGATTGCGGTGATACCGAAGCCAAGCTGGAACACCTCTCCATACATCTGGGAGAGCCATCCGCCGTGATCGAATCCGGCGGCGTGACCCGGGAGGGTTTGGCCAAGCTGCATCTCTACTGGCGACTGTCCGAACCGGCGGAAGGCGACGATATCGCCCTGGCCTGCCGGATCCGTCATCAGGTCGCTCTCAAGGCGGGCGGCGACATCCATTTTCAATCAGCGCACCAGCCTATCCGGGTGGCCGGATCGGTCTACCACAAGCATGGCCGGCGGCGGTTGGTCACGTTCCGCTCCAGAAACAGCCTGGAATACCACCTTCGGGACATGGCCGACGCTGTCGATGACATGCCGGTCATGGAGGGGATCGACCTCTCCGGGCTTGATTTCAACAATGCCGGCTCCGCCAAACCACCCATGGCGGAGGTGCTCACCACCCCCATCCGCGAGGGTGACCAGGATGCATGGAGCCGATTCGCCGGAGCCAGCGCCGCCATCGGTCACTACATCCGCATGGCCCATTCCGGACAGATGAACAAGGAGGAAGCTTGGGAAGCCATCTCCCAATACAACGCCGCCATGCTCCGTCCCCCTTGGCCTCAGGACCGCCTGGCCGCTGAAGCGCAACGGCTGTGGGAGAGGCATTGTGAGAAACATGGCGAGGCTGCGGTGGCCAAGATCACCAACGATCCACTACCCACCTTCCGGTTGTCGGAACTGCTGGCCGACGACAGTCCCATGCCCCTGGACATCATCACCCCCCGCCTGTTGACCCCGGGCGGCATTCTGGTGATCGGCGGCGCCCCCAAGGTTGGAAAGAGCGATTTTCTCATTCACCTGCTGGCCCGCATGGCTGCCGGCATGGAGTTCCTGGGATTCGCTCCGCCCCGGCCACTGGGCGTGTTCTACCTTCAGGCGGAAATCCAATACCACTACCTGCGCGAGCGGATGAAACGGATGGATTTTCCGGCATCCATGATCACCACGGCGGGCCGTAACCTGGTACTGACCCCAAAGGTGCGGATGCTGCTTAACGCCGATGGCGCGCAGCGGACGATCATGGCCATTCAGCGGGATTTTCCAAATCCGCCTCCAGACATCATCTGCATCGACCCCATCCGCAATGTCTTTGACGGCGGCCCAGACGGCAATGGCGAAAACGACAACAACGCCATGCTCTTCTTTCTCCAGGAACGGGTGGAGCGGATCC contains the following coding sequences:
- a CDS encoding AAA family ATPase translates to MNERANIVRHDKWLDFNTAARQADDGPLEPMVSDTETIAAYMDLVFDYCEGWIPLRAFADQGQDLDARPHAIWVEADEMDALASVKEKAITFAKWAAREGMAFYVIPGTVAEQGRAKASDVTQTQVILVDLDCGDTEAKLEHLSIHLGEPSAVIESGGVTREGLAKLHLYWRLSEPAEGDDIALACRIRHQVALKAGGDIHFQSAHQPIRVAGSVYHKHGRRRLVTFRSRNSLEYHLRDMADAVDDMPVMEGIDLSGLDFNNAGSAKPPMAEVLTTPIREGDQDAWSRFAGASAAIGHYIRMAHSGQMNKEEAWEAISQYNAAMLRPPWPQDRLAAEAQRLWERHCEKHGEAAVAKITNDPLPTFRLSELLADDSPMPLDIITPRLLTPGGILVIGGAPKVGKSDFLIHLLARMAAGMEFLGFAPPRPLGVFYLQAEIQYHYLRERMKRMDFPASMITTAGRNLVLTPKVRMLLNADGAQRTIMAIQRDFPNPPPDIICIDPIRNVFDGGPDGNGENDNNAMLFFLQERVERIRDTVNPEAGVILSHHTKKLSKKQLMEDPFQALSGAGSLRSFYSSGLIMYRPDEDQSERKLQFELRNGPAIAPMTVDKIDGEWMEIDRRGERLIGQAIGEKMDAERDRKQDVIIQLILDEAAEGRVYTPAQFSEKFENHAGLGGRDNIVKRISVASTKSEIKFFRNFEEYDLPPAPRSKFGYMVTEGMVLRRDEGRLDIVLPTHFKCQQSGAVLPVENPEVWVCQGGDQGGEK